Proteins from a single region of Apium graveolens cultivar Ventura chromosome 7, ASM990537v1, whole genome shotgun sequence:
- the LOC141671746 gene encoding cytochrome b561 and DOMON domain-containing protein At3g25290-like — protein MASITNLSLLFLISLSLLSLSHSLTCTSQKFTNNKLYQHCNDLPQLNSYLHYTYDPKKSSLSVAFVATPPKPNGWVAWAINPTATGMIGSQALIGLKNSDGSVVVKTYSIESYGPIVESKLSFDVTQKSAEFSDGVFKIFATVVLPELNGTMVNQVWQVGASVTGGVPDKHDFSPANLNSKGRLDLVSGMSSGDGGGGDRHRKKNIHGVLNAVSWGILLPVGIIIARYMSTFPSADPAWFYLHAFCQVSAYAVGVAGWGTGLKLGSQSKGVKYSAHRNIGIALFVLATVQIFALFLRPNKDHKYRFHWRVYHHGLGYAIVILSIINVFKGLDILDPEEKWKRAYIGVIVALGVIAVILEAITWIMVSKRKSGSTKPYNGEHNGDGRQQPLSQ, from the exons ATGGCTTCTATTACAAATCTCTCTCTCCTCTTTCtcatctctctctccctcctctctctctccCACTCTCTCACCTGCACTTCCCAAAAGTTCACCAACAACAAGCTCTACCAACACTGCAATGACCTCCCCCAACTCAACTCCTATCTTCACTACACTTATGATCCCAAAAAATCATCACTTTCTGTAGCTTTTGTTGCAACGCCACCTAAGCCTAATGGATGGGTTGCTTGGGCTATTAACCCAACAGCCACGGGCATGATAGGCTCACAAGCTCTTATTGGGCTTAAGAATTCTGATGGGTCAGTTGTTGTCAAGACTTATAGTATTGAATCTTATGGCCCAATTGTTGAGTCTAAGTTGAGTTTTGATGTGACCCAGAAAAGTGCTGAGTTTTCTGATGGGGTTTTCAAGATTTTTGCCACGGTGGTGTTGCCGGAATTGAATGGGACGATGGTTAATCAGGTGTGGCAGGTGGGTGCGTCGGTGACTGGTGGCGTGCCGGATAAACATGATTTTTCGCCGGCTAATTTGAATTCCAAAGGGAGGTTGGATTTGGTTAGTGGGATGAGTAGTGGTGATGGTGGTGGTGGTGATAGACACAGGAAAAAGAAT ATTCACGGAGTTCTTAATGCTGTGAGTTGGGGTATATTATTACCAGTAGGAATCATCATTGCGAGGTATATGAGCACTTTCCCGTCAGCAGATCCAGCATGGTTTTATCTTCATGCATTCTGCCAGGTTTCAGCTTATGCTGTTGGGGTTGCTGGCTGGGGAACAGGTCTTAAGCTCGGGAGTCAATCGAAGGGGGTCAAGTACAGTGCTCACCGAAATATTGGAATTGCACTCTTTGTTCTCGCAACAGTTCAG ATATTTGCATTGTTTTTGAGACCAAATAAGGACCACAAGTACAGATTTCACTGGAGAGTCTACCACCACGGACTTGGTTATGCGATTGTCATTCTCAGTATCATTAATGTGTTTAAAGGTTTAGATATTTTGGACCCAGAAGAGAAGTGGAAAAGAGCTTACATAGGTGTCATTGTTGCCTTGGGTGTGATTGCTGTAATATTAGAGGCAATCACGTGGATTATGGTCTCAAAGAGAAAGTCGGGGAGTACTAAACCTTACAATGGTGAACACAATGGAGACGGCAGGCAACAACCGCTTTCACAGTGA